Proteins from a genomic interval of Rhodococcoides fascians A25f:
- the soxR gene encoding redox-sensitive transcriptional activator SoxR, with the protein MTQLDTDAVWLKPGQVAERAGVAVSALHYYEQVGLISSRRTSGNRREYRRDVLRVIAFIRTAQRLGVSLEKIKDALDQLPEQQIPGKRDWMRISRQWHDDLTARIDELTALRDNFSNCIGCGCLSLTSCPYSNPNDVLGQQGPGARRLGGKKVTESKTRSRSVPSLFS; encoded by the coding sequence ATGACGCAACTCGATACCGACGCCGTGTGGCTCAAGCCCGGCCAGGTCGCCGAACGTGCCGGCGTCGCGGTGTCCGCCCTGCACTATTACGAGCAAGTGGGATTGATCTCGAGTCGGCGCACCAGTGGAAACCGGCGTGAGTACCGCAGAGATGTACTACGCGTCATCGCATTTATCAGAACTGCCCAACGCCTCGGGGTGTCCCTCGAGAAGATCAAGGACGCACTGGATCAACTGCCGGAGCAGCAGATTCCGGGCAAACGTGACTGGATGCGAATTTCACGACAGTGGCACGACGACCTGACGGCACGAATCGATGAGCTCACTGCACTACGTGACAACTTCTCGAACTGCATCGGATGCGGATGCCTGTCACTCACATCGTGTCCGTATTCGAATCCGAATGACGTTCTCGGACAACAGGGCCCTGGCGCGCGGCGGCTCGGGGGGAAGAAGGTGACGGAGTCCAAGACGCGCTCACGGAGCGTGCCGTCACTGTTCTCGTGA